A genomic region of Salinibacter pepae contains the following coding sequences:
- a CDS encoding RES family NAD+ phosphorylase, protein MAVNDVQRLRGMVCVPAHLDDEAVQGPPLADLADGWDQRPPTAASQDVGTDWPDLEHSPALQVPSALFPTEAHNYILSPAHLEFDAAVEVDDSAPLRLDPRIEARVAKDSS, encoded by the coding sequence GTGGCCGTTAACGACGTGCAGCGGCTCCGGGGGATGGTCTGCGTCCCGGCCCATCTTGACGACGAGGCCGTTCAGGGGCCGCCTCTCGCGGATCTGGCCGACGGCTGGGACCAGCGGCCGCCCACCGCGGCGTCACAGGACGTCGGGACCGACTGGCCCGACTTGGAGCACTCGCCCGCCCTGCAGGTGCCGTCCGCCCTCTTCCCCACCGAGGCGCACAATTACATCCTCAGCCCCGCCCATCTCGAGTTCGACGCTGCCGTGGAGGTGGACGACTCCGCTCCGCTCAGGCTCGACCCGCGCATCGAGGCGCGGGTCGCCAAGGACTCCTCGTGA
- the purL gene encoding phosphoribosylformylglycinamidine synthase subunit PurL, translated as MPDTLPQPPEVDRDLALDHGLTDDEYDEIRDRLGRTPTFTELGIYSVMWSEHCSYKNSTALLKTLPTEGDQLLAEVGEENAGLVDVGDGKAVAFKIESHNHPSAVEPYEGAATGVGGIHRDIFTMGARPICALDSLRFGSLEKSRVRYLLDGVVRGIGDYGNSFGVPTVGGEVYFEDAYEGNPLVNAMSVGVVDTDRTAQAAAETPGHHVVLVGASTGRDGIHGATFASAEIDEDSEEDRPSVQVGDPFTEKLLLEATLEAIREGVVEGIQDMGAAGITSSAFEMSASGGTGMDLHLDRVPTRETGMTPYEIMLSESQERMLVVCAPGDEEALAEIYGKWDLNAQRIGTVTDTGRVRAYWDGEEVATLDPAHVAGDDVPVYERDTERPAYLAETRAFDTNDVPDLAPTEVKDTLTTLLGSPNIASKRWVHEQYDTMVRTNTVVGPGASDAAVVRLKGTGKGLAVKTDGNGRYVYLNPRRGAQIAVAEAARNVTCAGGTPVALTNCCNFGNPHNPEAYWAFAKAIEGMGDAGRALGTPVTGGNVSLYNEHPEGAIYPTPTIGMLGVVDDIDTQPTAAALQNEGDALFLLTPSDWCHPERTDGSEYLSSVHDRTAGDAPHLDLDEEVAVQSATQALIRDELVQHAHDVSDGGLAVCLAESVIHSDGLGLEATLPAADRLDAALFGEAQSRVVVSVRPDDAPALHAALTNHDGVRARRLGAVTTGPLRLTVGDEPVLDASPAALAAPYEAALPDAVT; from the coding sequence ATGCCCGACACGCTTCCTCAGCCCCCCGAGGTCGACCGGGATCTCGCCCTCGACCACGGCCTCACCGACGACGAGTACGACGAAATCCGGGACCGGCTCGGGCGGACGCCCACCTTCACGGAGCTCGGCATCTACTCGGTGATGTGGAGCGAGCACTGCTCCTACAAAAACTCGACCGCCCTGCTCAAGACCCTTCCCACGGAGGGGGACCAGCTGCTGGCCGAGGTGGGGGAGGAGAACGCGGGCCTCGTGGACGTGGGCGACGGGAAGGCCGTCGCGTTCAAGATCGAGTCGCACAACCACCCCTCCGCCGTCGAGCCGTACGAGGGCGCGGCCACCGGCGTGGGCGGCATCCACCGCGACATCTTCACGATGGGCGCCCGCCCCATCTGCGCGCTCGACTCGCTGCGGTTCGGCTCGCTTGAGAAATCCCGCGTTCGCTACCTGCTCGACGGCGTGGTGCGCGGCATCGGCGACTACGGCAACTCGTTCGGCGTGCCCACGGTGGGGGGGGAGGTCTACTTCGAGGACGCCTACGAGGGCAACCCGCTCGTCAACGCCATGAGCGTGGGGGTGGTGGACACCGACCGCACGGCGCAGGCCGCGGCCGAGACGCCGGGGCACCACGTGGTGCTCGTCGGCGCCTCCACGGGCCGCGACGGCATCCACGGGGCCACCTTCGCCTCCGCCGAGATCGACGAGGACAGCGAGGAGGACCGCCCCAGCGTGCAGGTGGGCGACCCGTTTACCGAGAAGCTCCTCCTGGAGGCCACGCTCGAAGCGATCCGCGAGGGGGTCGTCGAGGGCATCCAGGACATGGGGGCCGCGGGCATCACGAGCTCGGCCTTCGAGATGAGCGCCTCCGGGGGCACGGGGATGGACCTGCACCTCGACCGCGTGCCGACCCGCGAAACGGGCATGACGCCCTACGAGATCATGCTGTCGGAGAGCCAGGAGCGGATGCTCGTGGTCTGCGCCCCGGGCGACGAAGAGGCCCTCGCGGAGATCTACGGCAAGTGGGACCTGAACGCCCAGCGCATCGGCACGGTCACCGATACGGGCCGGGTCCGCGCCTACTGGGACGGCGAGGAGGTCGCCACGCTCGATCCGGCCCACGTGGCGGGCGATGACGTGCCCGTCTACGAGCGCGACACCGAACGCCCCGCCTACCTGGCGGAGACGCGCGCGTTCGACACGAATGACGTGCCGGACCTCGCCCCGACGGAGGTGAAAGACACCCTCACGACACTCCTCGGCAGCCCCAATATCGCCTCGAAGCGCTGGGTCCACGAGCAGTACGACACGATGGTCCGTACGAACACGGTCGTGGGCCCGGGGGCCAGCGACGCCGCGGTGGTGCGCCTGAAGGGCACCGGCAAGGGCCTCGCCGTGAAGACGGACGGCAACGGCCGCTACGTCTACCTCAACCCCCGGCGCGGCGCCCAGATCGCGGTCGCCGAGGCGGCGCGCAACGTGACCTGCGCCGGCGGCACGCCGGTGGCCCTCACCAATTGCTGCAACTTCGGCAACCCGCACAACCCGGAGGCCTACTGGGCCTTCGCGAAGGCCATCGAGGGGATGGGGGACGCCGGCCGGGCCCTCGGCACGCCGGTGACGGGCGGCAACGTGTCGCTCTACAACGAGCACCCGGAGGGCGCCATCTACCCCACCCCCACCATCGGCATGCTGGGCGTGGTGGACGACATCGACACCCAGCCCACCGCGGCGGCGCTGCAAAACGAGGGCGACGCGCTGTTCCTGCTCACCCCGAGCGACTGGTGTCACCCCGAGCGGACGGACGGCAGCGAGTACCTGTCGTCGGTCCACGACCGCACGGCCGGCGACGCCCCCCACCTCGATCTGGACGAGGAGGTCGCCGTGCAGTCCGCCACGCAGGCGCTCATTCGGGACGAGCTCGTGCAGCACGCCCACGACGTGTCCGACGGGGGACTGGCCGTGTGCCTGGCCGAGTCCGTCATTCACAGCGACGGGCTCGGGCTGGAGGCCACCCTTCCGGCGGCCGACCGCCTCGACGCGGCCCTCTTCGGGGAGGCGCAGTCGCGCGTGGTGGTCTCCGTGCGGCCGGACGACGCTCCTGCCCTCCACGCGGCCCTCACGAACCACGACGGCGTGCGGGCCCGTCGCCTCGGGGCCGTCACGACCGGCCCCCTTCGCCTCACCGTGGGCGACGAGCCCGTCCTCGACGCCTCGCCGGCTGCCCTGGCCGCCCCGTACGAAGCGGCCCTCCCTGACGCCGTGACGTGA
- the trxA gene encoding thioredoxin: MAESANVITLTDDNFEDEVIGADQPVLVDFWATWCGPCRQIAPIVEELADEYEGQAKIGKVDVDENPQTAQEYGVRSIPTLLFFKDGEAKEQVVGAAGKQPLKENLEALLGQPA, encoded by the coding sequence ATGGCCGAGAGTGCCAATGTGATTACCCTGACCGACGACAACTTCGAGGACGAAGTCATCGGCGCCGACCAGCCGGTGCTCGTGGACTTTTGGGCGACCTGGTGCGGCCCCTGCCGCCAGATCGCCCCGATCGTTGAGGAGCTGGCCGACGAGTACGAGGGCCAGGCTAAGATCGGCAAGGTCGACGTCGACGAAAACCCGCAGACCGCCCAGGAGTACGGCGTGCGGTCCATCCCGACCCTCCTGTTCTTCAAGGACGGAGAGGCAAAGGAGCAGGTTGTCGGCGCCGCCGGCAAGCAGCCCCTGAAGGAGAACCTGGAGGCCCTCCTCGGCCAGCCGGCGTAG